In a genomic window of Quercus lobata isolate SW786 chromosome 4, ValleyOak3.0 Primary Assembly, whole genome shotgun sequence:
- the LOC115983636 gene encoding organelle RRM domain-containing protein 1, chloroplastic-like isoform X1, which translates to MEQVLSSSTIISTTQIFPLKPHKTHLQTPTINLKFSISPKKNNPLNLSSFSSSCLCFSNKTSATSTTPPPTLTSLTSTPSSDNHHWMVLVEAPPHGVNSKPQVIEYYVKTLERVFGSEKDAQMCIYDASWDTHFGFCCDMDEEISRELAGLPSILSVRPDPDYSSVEKDYSSSNIQSSYLSSSQIGSNLSFPVGSTKHWLVRMDKPGIGVVTKAQMVDYYAQILTKVLGNEKDAQMCIYHVSWQSNFGFCCELDDECARELADGVGVAGVLSVQLDKNFESENKNYGGNNLQSSTDLPDPSEASQTTPIKTKKLFVTVFGDSLDHAMVSSYEIIVYSL; encoded by the exons ATGGAACAAGTTCTCTCTTCCTCAACCATAATCTCTACAACACAAATATTTCCACTCAAACCTCACAAAACCCACCTCCAAACTCCAACCATAAACCTCAAATTCTCCATTTCTCCAAAGAAAAACAACCCCCttaatctttcttctttttcttcttcttgtctaTGTTTCTCTAATAAAACAAGTGCCACTtcaacaacaccaccaccaacatTAACTTCACTAACTTCCACTCCCAGTAGTGACAACCACCATTGGATGGTGCTCGTAGAGGCACCTCCACATGGGGTCAATTCCAAACCACAAGTTATTGAATATTACGTTAAGACATTGGAAAGAGTTTTTGGCAG TGAGAAGGATGCTCAGATGTGTATATATGATGCTTCTTGGGATACCCACTTCGGCTTTTGCTGTGACATGGATGAAGAAATCTCCCGTGAACTTGCCG GATTACCCAGCATTTTATCAGTTAGGCCTGACCCAGATTATAGTTCCGTGGAAAAGGATTATAGTTCTTCAAATATTCAATCCAGTTATTTGTCAAGCTCACAAATTGGAAGTAATCTGTCGTTTCCCGTGGGGAGTACCAAACACTGGCTTGTTCGAATGGACAAGCCGGGGATTGGAGTTGTTACAAAGGCTCAAATGGTTGATTATTATGCTCAAATACTGACCAAGGTTTTGGGGAA TGAGAAAGACGCACAAATGTGTATTTATCATGTTTCTTGGCAGTCCAACTTTGGGTTCTGTTGTGAACTTGACGATGAATGTGCACGGGAACTAGCTG ATGGTGTAGGTGTAGCAGGTGTATTATCTGTTCAGCTAGATAAGAATTTTGAGTCAGAGAATAAGAATTATGGAG GTAATAATCTACAGAGTTCCACAGATCTGCCAGATCCTTCAGAAGCAAGTCAAACAACCcctataaaaacaaagaaactatTCGTTACAG TCTTTGGAGATTCCCTCGACCATGCCATGGTTTCCTCTTATGAGATCATAGTGTATTCCTTGTAG
- the LOC115983636 gene encoding organelle RRM domain-containing protein 1, chloroplastic-like isoform X2, whose protein sequence is MEQVLSSSTIISTTQIFPLKPHKTHLQTPTINLKFSISPKKNNPLNLSSFSSSCLCFSNKTSATSTTPPPTLTSLTSTPSSDNHHWMVLVEAPPHGVNSKPQVIEYYVKTLERVFGSEKDAQMCIYDASWDTHFGFCCDMDEEISRELAGLPSILSVRPDPDYSSVEKDYSSSNIQSSYLSSSQIGSNLSFPVGSTKHWLVRMDKPGIGVVTKAQMVDYYAQILTKVLGNEKDAQMCIYHVSWQSNFGFCCELDDECARELADGVGVAGVLSVQLDKNFESENKNYGGNNLQSSTDLPDPSEASQTTPIKTKKLFVTGL, encoded by the exons ATGGAACAAGTTCTCTCTTCCTCAACCATAATCTCTACAACACAAATATTTCCACTCAAACCTCACAAAACCCACCTCCAAACTCCAACCATAAACCTCAAATTCTCCATTTCTCCAAAGAAAAACAACCCCCttaatctttcttctttttcttcttcttgtctaTGTTTCTCTAATAAAACAAGTGCCACTtcaacaacaccaccaccaacatTAACTTCACTAACTTCCACTCCCAGTAGTGACAACCACCATTGGATGGTGCTCGTAGAGGCACCTCCACATGGGGTCAATTCCAAACCACAAGTTATTGAATATTACGTTAAGACATTGGAAAGAGTTTTTGGCAG TGAGAAGGATGCTCAGATGTGTATATATGATGCTTCTTGGGATACCCACTTCGGCTTTTGCTGTGACATGGATGAAGAAATCTCCCGTGAACTTGCCG GATTACCCAGCATTTTATCAGTTAGGCCTGACCCAGATTATAGTTCCGTGGAAAAGGATTATAGTTCTTCAAATATTCAATCCAGTTATTTGTCAAGCTCACAAATTGGAAGTAATCTGTCGTTTCCCGTGGGGAGTACCAAACACTGGCTTGTTCGAATGGACAAGCCGGGGATTGGAGTTGTTACAAAGGCTCAAATGGTTGATTATTATGCTCAAATACTGACCAAGGTTTTGGGGAA TGAGAAAGACGCACAAATGTGTATTTATCATGTTTCTTGGCAGTCCAACTTTGGGTTCTGTTGTGAACTTGACGATGAATGTGCACGGGAACTAGCTG ATGGTGTAGGTGTAGCAGGTGTATTATCTGTTCAGCTAGATAAGAATTTTGAGTCAGAGAATAAGAATTATGGAG GTAATAATCTACAGAGTTCCACAGATCTGCCAGATCCTTCAGAAGCAAGTCAAACAACCcctataaaaacaaagaaactatTCGTTACAG GGCTGTAA
- the LOC115983636 gene encoding organelle RRM domain-containing protein 1, chloroplastic-like isoform X3, translating into MGSIPNHKLLNITLRHWKEFLAGGEKDAQMCIYDASWDTHFGFCCDMDEEISRELAGLPSILSVRPDPDYSSVEKDYSSSNIQSSYLSSSQIGSNLSFPVGSTKHWLVRMDKPGIGVVTKAQMVDYYAQILTKVLGNEKDAQMCIYHVSWQSNFGFCCELDDECARELADGVGVAGVLSVQLDKNFESENKNYGGNNLQSSTDLPDPSEASQTTPIKTKKLFVTVFGDSLDHAMVSSYEIIVYSL; encoded by the exons ATGGGGTCAATTCCAAACCACAAGTTATTGAATATTACGTTAAGACATTGGAAAGAGTTTTTGGCAGGTGG TGAGAAGGATGCTCAGATGTGTATATATGATGCTTCTTGGGATACCCACTTCGGCTTTTGCTGTGACATGGATGAAGAAATCTCCCGTGAACTTGCCG GATTACCCAGCATTTTATCAGTTAGGCCTGACCCAGATTATAGTTCCGTGGAAAAGGATTATAGTTCTTCAAATATTCAATCCAGTTATTTGTCAAGCTCACAAATTGGAAGTAATCTGTCGTTTCCCGTGGGGAGTACCAAACACTGGCTTGTTCGAATGGACAAGCCGGGGATTGGAGTTGTTACAAAGGCTCAAATGGTTGATTATTATGCTCAAATACTGACCAAGGTTTTGGGGAA TGAGAAAGACGCACAAATGTGTATTTATCATGTTTCTTGGCAGTCCAACTTTGGGTTCTGTTGTGAACTTGACGATGAATGTGCACGGGAACTAGCTG ATGGTGTAGGTGTAGCAGGTGTATTATCTGTTCAGCTAGATAAGAATTTTGAGTCAGAGAATAAGAATTATGGAG GTAATAATCTACAGAGTTCCACAGATCTGCCAGATCCTTCAGAAGCAAGTCAAACAACCcctataaaaacaaagaaactatTCGTTACAG TCTTTGGAGATTCCCTCGACCATGCCATGGTTTCCTCTTATGAGATCATAGTGTATTCCTTGTAG